ACAGCTGCAAAGCAGAGAATGGAGGCATCGGAAGTCTGTTGGTGCGATGCCGTGATTCGGAGAACTGCTCTAGCGTTCACGCGCGCCCGACGCGGCCCGCGCCTCCAGCACCTCCAGATCGGGCCGGGTCACGCCCGCCGCGTCCAGCAGCGCGTCCGAGCGCTCCAGCGCGAAGGTCCCCTCCACCTCGCGCTGCACGTGAATCAGGCTCAGGCCGTGCAGGCGCTCCAGCCGCGCCCACGCCACACTCCCGACCGGCTGGGCGTCCCGCGCGCGGGCCAGCAGCACCGCCGCCCAGCGCTCGTCCCCGTCCGCGAAGGCCCGCGCGGCGTCCAGCGGTACCCAGTCGAGGTCAGCCGCGCCGGGGTCAGCGCCGCTCAGGCCAGCGCCACTCAAGTCAGGGTCCGCCACGTCACGTCCACCACCACGCCCAGCAGCATCGTCAGCGCCAGCCACATGTTCGCGTCGAAGAACGCCACGTTCACACGCGCCAGATCATCCGGGTTCACGATCCGGTGCTCGAACAGCAGGATGCCGCCCATCACCAGCGCCGCGAGGTAATACCAGACGCTCGCCCCCGTCACCACACCCACCAGCAGCAGCAACGCGAACGTCAGCGCGTGACTGACGGCCGCGATGCGCAGCGCGCGGGGAATCCCGAACCGCGCGGGAATGCTCTTGATGCCGTTCGCCACGTCGAAATCCCGGTCCATCGTCGCGTAGATCACGTCAAGGCCGATCATCCAGAAGATCACCACCGCCCACAGCACCCACGCGCCCGGTGCGAACTCGCCCGTCACCGCGATCCACCCTCCGGCAGCCGCCGCGCCGTCCGTCACGCCCAGCCACGCGTGGCACAGCCACGTGAAGCGCTTCGTGTACGGGTAGCCGATCAGGAACACCACCGCCAGCGGCAGCAGCGCCAGGCACAGCGGGTTCAACTGCGCCGCCGCCACCACCAGCACCACCAGACTGACCACCACCAGCGCCCACGCCTGCACCGGGCTGACCTTCCCGCTCGGCACCTCCCGACCCGCCGTGCGCGGATTGCGCGCGTCGATGAACCGGTCGATCACGCGGTTCGCACCCATCGCCGCCGTGCGCGCCGCCGCCATCGCCACCGTCACCCACACCAGCACGTGCCAGCCCGGCCAGCCCGTCCCGTTGACCTGCATGCTCGCCAGCAGCATGCCTGCGTACGCGAACGGCAGGGCGAACACCGTGTGCTCGAACTTCACCAGATCCAGGAACGTCTTCACGCGCACGCCACTCATCAGTCACGCAGCATACGCCCCCCATGCACACAACACCCATCACACCCGCGCAATCTCTGCTATAGTTCACGACGC
This genomic window from Deinococcus sedimenti contains:
- the mqnP gene encoding menaquinone biosynthesis prenyltransferase MqnP, which codes for MSGVRVKTFLDLVKFEHTVFALPFAYAGMLLASMQVNGTGWPGWHVLVWVTVAMAAARTAAMGANRVIDRFIDARNPRTAGREVPSGKVSPVQAWALVVVSLVVLVVAAAQLNPLCLALLPLAVVFLIGYPYTKRFTWLCHAWLGVTDGAAAAGGWIAVTGEFAPGAWVLWAVVIFWMIGLDVIYATMDRDFDVANGIKSIPARFGIPRALRIAAVSHALTFALLLLVGVVTGASVWYYLAALVMGGILLFEHRIVNPDDLARVNVAFFDANMWLALTMLLGVVVDVTWRTLT